Proteins from a genomic interval of Chroococcidiopsis thermalis PCC 7203:
- the rpsU gene encoding 30S ribosomal protein S21 — translation MAQIILGENEGIESALRRFKREVSKAGIFLDIKKHRHFETPIEKHKRKELAKHKQRKRRSRY, via the coding sequence ATGGCACAAATTATTTTGGGTGAAAATGAAGGAATTGAGTCAGCCTTGCGTCGATTTAAGCGCGAAGTTTCTAAAGCAGGGATTTTTTTAGACATCAAGAAACATCGTCACTTTGAAACGCCAATTGAAAAACATAAACGTAAGGAACTCGCTAAGCATAAGCAGCGGAAAAGACGTTCCCGCTACTAA
- a CDS encoding RNA recognition motif domain-containing protein: protein MSIYVGNLSYEVTQEDLSAAFAEYGSVKRVQLPTDRETGRMRGFAFVEMDTDTEETAAIDALDGAEWMGRNLKVNKAKPREDRSSFGGNRRGNFSSRY from the coding sequence ATGTCTATATATGTCGGCAATTTATCATACGAGGTAACGCAAGAAGACCTCAGTGCTGCTTTTGCAGAGTACGGTTCTGTAAAGCGGGTGCAACTCCCAACCGATCGCGAAACTGGTCGGATGCGCGGTTTTGCTTTTGTGGAAATGGATACAGATACTGAAGAAACAGCTGCCATTGATGCTCTTGATGGTGCTGAATGGATGGGGCGCAACCTGAAGGTTAATAAGGCAAAGCCTAGAGAAGACAGAAGCTCATTCGGTGGTAATCGCAGAGGTAATTTCTCTAGTCGCTACTAA
- a CDS encoding NblA/ycf18 family protein — MNQPIKLSIEQEFSLRSFADQVQQMSREQAQEFLIVLHKQMIIQKTMYQEFLKHEWHLD, encoded by the coding sequence ATGAATCAGCCCATTAAATTATCTATAGAGCAAGAATTTAGCCTCAGAAGCTTTGCCGACCAAGTGCAGCAGATGTCCCGCGAACAAGCCCAGGAATTTTTGATTGTGCTGCATAAGCAGATGATAATTCAGAAAACAATGTACCAGGAATTTCTGAAGCATGAGTGGCATCTGGACTAG
- a CDS encoding B12-binding domain-containing radical SAM protein produces the protein MKALLLYPCFPQSFWSYDRCMEMAGLKAVIPPLGIITVAAMLPKDWEIRFYDRNVNQETDGDWQWCDMVILSAMLVQKPDFHALIQKAVRLGKKVAVGGPYPTSVPQDALASGAHYLVLDEGELTIPQFLEALSQGQQQGIFRATEKPDVTTSPIPRFDLLQRDAYFMMAIQFSRGCPFNCEFCDIITLYGRKPRTKEPSQTLAELQNLYDLGWRGSLFIVDDNFIGNQRNVKRFLRELIPWMKERSYPFTFITEASVNLAEDDELLQLMQEAGFYAVFLGIETPDTDSLQTTRKLQNTRNPLIEACRKINEAGLLIYAGFILGFDGERSGAGERIQAFVEQTSIPQPMLGILQALPNTALWNRLKAEQRLLEGIGITPVGDQNTLMNFIPTRPVAEIAREYVEGFWTLYEPANYLKRCFEQCLNIVPPTGRRQSMYFAPGKGLRLLAQLIWHQGWRRAEIRAQFWRQLWVIVRTKPQVLNMYLGLCAAGEHFWEYRTLARERITQQ, from the coding sequence ATGAAGGCACTCTTGCTCTACCCTTGTTTTCCCCAGTCTTTCTGGTCTTACGATCGCTGTATGGAAATGGCTGGACTCAAAGCAGTCATTCCGCCATTGGGAATTATTACAGTTGCAGCAATGCTGCCAAAGGATTGGGAAATTAGGTTTTATGACCGTAATGTCAACCAGGAAACAGATGGCGATTGGCAGTGGTGCGACATGGTTATTCTTTCTGCCATGCTGGTTCAGAAACCGGACTTCCACGCCCTGATTCAAAAAGCTGTACGGTTGGGCAAGAAGGTGGCAGTGGGGGGACCATATCCAACTTCAGTTCCTCAAGATGCCCTCGCCTCTGGAGCGCATTATTTGGTACTGGATGAAGGCGAGCTAACTATCCCGCAATTTCTAGAAGCACTTTCCCAAGGTCAACAACAAGGAATATTTCGCGCTACCGAGAAGCCTGACGTTACCACTAGCCCGATTCCCCGCTTCGATCTGCTCCAGCGGGATGCCTACTTCATGATGGCAATTCAGTTTTCTCGCGGCTGCCCCTTCAACTGCGAATTCTGTGACATTATCACGCTTTATGGTCGTAAACCGCGCACTAAGGAACCAAGTCAGACCTTAGCAGAGTTGCAAAATCTCTACGACTTAGGCTGGCGGGGGTCGCTTTTCATCGTTGACGACAATTTTATTGGGAATCAGCGCAATGTCAAACGGTTCCTACGAGAATTGATTCCTTGGATGAAGGAACGCAGCTATCCCTTCACATTCATCACTGAAGCCTCGGTTAACCTAGCAGAGGATGATGAACTGCTACAACTCATGCAAGAAGCAGGGTTCTACGCCGTCTTTCTTGGTATCGAAACTCCAGATACTGATAGCCTGCAAACCACTCGCAAGTTGCAAAATACCCGTAACCCGCTAATAGAAGCCTGTCGCAAGATTAATGAGGCAGGATTATTGATTTACGCAGGTTTTATCCTGGGCTTTGACGGAGAACGCTCGGGCGCTGGAGAACGAATTCAAGCATTTGTGGAACAAACTAGTATTCCTCAACCGATGCTGGGAATTTTGCAAGCCTTGCCTAATACTGCCCTTTGGAATCGGCTGAAAGCAGAACAGCGTTTATTAGAGGGCATCGGTATCACCCCAGTCGGGGATCAAAACACGTTGATGAATTTCATCCCCACTCGACCAGTTGCTGAAATTGCTAGAGAGTATGTAGAAGGCTTCTGGACGTTGTACGAACCCGCAAACTATCTCAAGCGCTGTTTTGAGCAATGCCTTAACATTGTTCCCCCTACTGGAAGAAGACAGAGTATGTACTTTGCTCCAGGCAAAGGGCTGCGGCTATTAGCGCAATTAATCTGGCATCAGGGCTGGCGACGAGCTGAAATTCGGGCGCAATTTTGGCGACAGTTGTGGGTAATCGTGCGTACCAAACCTCAAGTTCTGAATATGTATCTGGGGCTGTGTGCGGCTGGAGAGCATTTCTGGGAATACCGCACTTTAGCAAGAGAGCGAATTACCCAGCAGTGA
- a CDS encoding acyl-CoA desaturase, with protein sequence MTTNMVETDRENGQPLVPNWTSITFFAAVHAIALLAPWFFSWSALGVAIFLHWLFGSIGICLGYHRLLTHRSLQVPKGLEYAIALIGSLALQGGPLFWVAGHRRHHAYTEDIDKDPYSAKRGFWWSHMGWLLYKRPEFFEYESNRKFAPDLAKDAFYRWLDRYYLLLQIPLGVGLYLLGGWSFVIYGLFVRAVLLWHSTWLINSASHITGYRSHDSDDNSRNLWWAAILTYGEGWHNNHHAYPNVAKAGWKWWEIDLTWWTILLLKQMGLARKIVLPPTAS encoded by the coding sequence ATGACGACGAATATGGTTGAAACTGACCGCGAGAACGGTCAGCCGCTCGTACCGAATTGGACGAGCATAACGTTTTTTGCGGCAGTTCATGCTATAGCTTTATTAGCACCCTGGTTTTTCTCCTGGTCGGCTCTGGGAGTAGCAATCTTCCTCCATTGGTTATTTGGCAGTATTGGCATTTGCTTGGGGTATCATCGATTGCTGACTCATCGTAGTTTGCAAGTGCCGAAGGGATTGGAATACGCGATCGCCCTGATCGGTTCGCTAGCGTTACAAGGTGGTCCGCTCTTTTGGGTCGCAGGACATCGCAGACATCACGCATACACCGAAGACATTGACAAAGATCCCTACTCTGCAAAACGGGGTTTCTGGTGGAGCCACATGGGTTGGCTGCTGTACAAACGTCCAGAGTTTTTTGAGTACGAATCCAACCGGAAATTTGCACCGGATTTAGCAAAAGATGCGTTCTACCGTTGGCTCGATCGCTACTATCTGTTGCTGCAAATCCCACTCGGAGTTGGACTATACCTGCTTGGGGGTTGGTCATTCGTTATCTATGGACTATTCGTAAGAGCAGTCTTGCTCTGGCACAGTACTTGGCTGATCAACTCTGCAAGTCATATCACTGGCTACCGCAGCCATGACTCCGATGATAATTCTCGTAACCTGTGGTGGGCAGCAATTCTCACCTACGGGGAAGGCTGGCACAACAACCATCATGCCTATCCCAACGTGGCAAAAGCGGGTTGGAAGTGGTGGGAAATCGATCTGACCTGGTGGACAATTCTGCTTTTGAAGCAAATGGGGTTAGCTCGAAAAATTGTTTTACCACCAACAGCCTCATAA
- a CDS encoding RNA recognition motif domain-containing protein, producing MSIYIENLSSEVEEDDLKRIFLEYGTVKQVHIPTNHKTGKNRGFAVVEMETCAEEISAVQMLRGIEWMGRILTVNRARIELKDVSLSRL from the coding sequence ATGTCAATTTATATAGAAAATCTATCTTCTGAGGTTGAAGAAGACGACCTCAAGCGGATATTTTTAGAGTATGGAACTGTGAAACAGGTTCATATACCTACAAATCATAAAACTGGCAAGAACAGAGGATTTGCTGTAGTAGAAATGGAAACATGTGCCGAAGAAATATCGGCAGTTCAGATGCTGAGAGGCATTGAATGGATGGGTCGTATCCTCACAGTGAATAGAGCTAGGATTGAGTTAAAGGACGTTTCGTTGAGCCGCTTGTAG
- a CDS encoding P-II family nitrogen regulator has translation MSPEATPTQSAVLVTIIGETVLKDSIVQLLKSHNVSGYTIIQVQGEGGHGRRLGDMAGYNTNIEIKTIVSPEVSDTIFLALKEHHGKHALIAFRQKVEALY, from the coding sequence ATGTCACCCGAAGCCACCCCAACCCAATCTGCCGTCCTAGTTACTATTATCGGTGAAACAGTACTCAAAGATAGCATTGTCCAATTACTGAAAAGCCACAATGTTAGTGGCTACACTATTATTCAAGTGCAGGGTGAGGGTGGTCACGGCAGACGCTTGGGAGACATGGCAGGCTACAACACTAATATTGAAATCAAGACAATTGTGTCGCCAGAAGTCTCAGATACTATTTTCTTGGCACTTAAAGAGCATCATGGCAAGCACGCTTTAATTGCCTTTCGACAAAAGGTAGAAGCTTTGTATTGA